One window from the genome of Cucumis melo cultivar AY chromosome 10, USDA_Cmelo_AY_1.0, whole genome shotgun sequence encodes:
- the LOC103488922 gene encoding stemmadenine O-acetyltransferase-like gives MAFQIQIVSKETIKPSSPTPDHLRRYSLSFLDQVTVDVYNPMVYFFVAGSTTTPAEIADRLKTSLSDVLTHYYPLAGRLNYDEFFIDCNDDGVPFIETRVNCPLSDVMNTPFPSELNRLLPFELDKLDDVSMGVQLNVFECGGVAVGICVSHKISDALSFFIVVNGWAAYCRGEKEALRAHLSSAEVFPPTKTKVHNTRTSIFRQRVGRRYHIDAANVETIRAKYAECPAMENQRRPSRVEALSTFIYSRFIAAIKAVSKERLENGSSETEKKIFLVCHSVNIRSRLDPPVPDYAFGNYYRTTFAPPSEEILNDEYCYDLVKQVREEIGKINKDYLKRLQESSKFIESMKKTASQFFTGELVSCSFTSLCRMPIYDIDFGWGQPDWISSPALLFKNLFVFIDKKDGDGIEIYVHLTEEHMKKFEIDEEFLKYAKLPSN, from the exons ATGGCATTCCAAATCCAAATCGTTTCAAAAGAAACAATCAAACCCTCTTCTCCGACGCCGGACCACCTTCGTCGTTACAGTTTATCTTTCCTCGATCAAGTCACCGTCGATGTCTACAACCCAATGGTCTATTTCTTTGTCGCCGGCTCCACCACCACCCCTGCAGAAATAGCCGACCGCCTAAAAACATCCCTCTCCGACGTCTTGACCCATTACTACCCTCTCGCCGGTAGACTCAACTACGATGAGTTTTTCATTGACTGCAACGACGATGGTGTCCCCTTCATTGAAACCAGAGTCAACTGCCCGCTTTCTGATGTAATGAACACGCCATTTCCTTCCGAATTGAACAGATTGCTTCCATTTGAATTGGACAAGCTTGACGATGTTTCAATGGGGGTTCAGTTGAATGTGTTCGAATGCGGCGGCGTTGCTGTTGGAATCTGTGTTTCTCATAAGATTAGTGATGCTCTGTCTTTTTTCATTGTGGTTAATGGGTGGGCGGCGTATTGTCGAGGAGAGAAGGAGGCATTGCGAGCTCATTTGTCGTCGGCCGAGGTGTTTCCACCGACGAAGACGAAGGTTCACAACACGAGGACGAGTATTTTTAGACAGAGAGTAGGGAGACGGTATCATATTGATGCAGCAAACGTTGAAACCATTAGAGCTAAATATGCAGAGTGTCCTGCCATGGAAAACCAAAGGCGACCTTCGAGAGTTGAGGCTTTGTCTACTTTCATCTATAGCCGTTTTATTGCCGCCATTAAAGCG GTTTCAAAGGAACGCTTGGAAAATGGAAGCTCGGAAACAGAGAAAAAGATATTCTTAGTATGTCACTCCGTAAACATACGTTCAAGACTTGACCCACCAGTTCCTGATTATGCATTTGGAAACTATTATCGAACCACATTTGCACCTCCTTCAGAGGAGATTCTTAACGACGAGTACTGTTACGATCTTGTGAAGCAAGTGAGGGAAGAAATTGGGAAGATCAACAAAGATTATCTTAAAAGGCTTCAAGAAAGCTCGAAATTCATCGAATCCATGAAAAAGACTGCCTCCCAATTCTTCACTGGCGAACTCGTCTCTTGCTCCTTCACTAGCCTTTGTCGGATGCCGATCTACGACATCGATTTTGGATGGGGACAACCCGACTGGATAAGCTCCCCAGCCTTGCTTTTCAAGAACCTTTTTGTCTTCATTGACAAGAAAGATGGCGATGGAATTGAGATTTATGTTCATCTCACCGAAGAGCACATGAAAAAGTTTGAAATAGATGAAGAGTTTCTCAAGTACGCGAAGTTGCCTTCTAATTAA
- the LOC103488921 gene encoding stemmadenine O-acetyltransferase-like — translation MAVQIEIVSKAIIKPSSPTPEHLRRYSLSFLDQVTVDVYNPMVYFYPAGGSATPAEISDHLKKSLSHVLTHYYPLAGKVNYDEFFVDCNDDGVPFIETKINCRMSGVMNTPFPSELNKFLPFELDQLDEVSMGVQLNVFECGGVAVGICVSHKISDALSLFIVVNEWAAYCRGEKEVVRAHLSSAELFPPTKTGLYNTRTSIFRQRVARRYEIDGGNVESIRAKYAECSAMESQRRPTRVEALSAFIYGRFIAAIKAVVSSSELENGRSTELEKNIFLVCHSVNIRSRLDPPVVDYAFGNYYRTTFAVPAENILNDTYCYDLVKQARDEIGKIDKEYLKRLQQGSKFLDSMKKTAAQFSTGELISCSFTSLCRMPIYDADFGWGKPAWIGSPALMFKNLFVFIDKKDGDGVDIYVHLKQEHMNKFEMDEEFLKYAKLPSN, via the exons ATGGCCGTCCAAATCGAAATCGTTTCTAAAGCAATAATCAAACCCTCTTCCCCAACGCCGGAGCATCTCCGCCGTTACAGTTTATCCTTCCTCGACCAAGTCACCGTCGATGTCTACAACCCAATGGTCTATTTCTACCCCGCTGGCGGCTCTGCCACCCCCGCAGAAATCTCCGACCACCTGAAAAAATCCCTCTCCCATGTCTTGACCCATTACTACCCTCTCGCTGGTAAAGTAAACTACGACGAGTTTTTCGTAGACTGCAACGACGACGGTGTCCCTTTCATTGAAACCAAAATCAACTGCCGAATGTCCGGTGTAATGAACACGCCGTTTCCTTCTGAATTAAACAAATTTCTTCCGTTCGAATTGGACCAGCTTGACGAAGTCTCAATGGGGGTTCAGTTGAATGTGTTCGAATGCGGCGGCGTTGCTGTTGGGATCTGTGTTTCTCATAAGATTAGCGATGCTCTGTCTTTGTTCATTGTGGTTAATGAGTGGGCGGCATATTGCCGGGGGGAGAAGGAGGTGGTGCGGGCTCATTTGTCCTCGGCGGAGCTATTTCCGCCGACGAAGACCGGGCTTTACAACACGAGGACGAGTATTTTTAGACAAAGAGTGGCGAGACGGTATGAAATTGATGGTGGGAATGTTGAAAGTATTAGAGCTAAATATGCAGAGTGCTCTGCCATGGAAAGCCAAAGGCGGCCTACGAGAGTTGAAGCCTTGTCTGCCTTCATCTATGGTCGTTTTATTGCCGCCATTAAAGCCGTA GTTTCTAGTTCAGAGTTGGAGAATGGAAGGTCCACGGAATTGGAGAAGAACATATTCCTAGTATGTCACTCTGTAAACATACGATCAAGGCTCGACCCGCCGGTTGTGGATTACGCATTTGGAAACTATTATCGAACCACGTTTGCAGTTCCCGCTGAGAATATTCTCAATGACACTTACTGTTACGATCTTGTGAAGCAGGCAAGGGATGAAATTGGGAAGATCGACAAAGAATATCTAAAAAGGCTTCAACAAGGTTCGAAATTTCTCGACTCCATGAAGAAGACGGCCGCACAATTCTCTACCGGTGAACTTATCTCTTGCTCCTTCACTAGCCTCTGTCGGATGCCTATTTATGATGCTGATTTTGGGTGGGGCAAACCCGCTTGGATCGGCTCCCCAGCATTGATGTTCAAGAATCTCTTTGTCTTCATTGACAAAAAAGATGGTGATGGAGTTGATATTTATGTTCATCTCAAGCAAGAGCACATGAATAAGTTTGAAATGGACGAAGAGTTCCTCAAGTATGCCAAGTTGCCTTCTAATTAA
- the LOC103488920 gene encoding uncharacterized protein LOC103488920, translated as MAPKSKDKPKASPSSQPPPPIEDQFTSLNRHIQRSEFSQAVKVADQILSVAPGDEDALRCKIVALIKDDRIDNALSAIQSSKTADFSFFKAYCLYRQNKLDEALSSLRDQERNSMTMLLESQILYRLGQMDACVDTYQKLAKSKIDSLEINYVAALTAAGRASEVQGAMEALRVKATSSFELAYNTACSLVDVNKYTDAEQLLLSARRIGQETLMEENLPDEDIEIELAPIAVQLAYLQQLLGHTSEASEAYKDIINRDLADESSLAVAVNNLIALKGPKDISDGLRKLDKLKEKDAPNFRLARGLEPKISQKQREAIYANRLLLLLHANKMDQAREMVANMADMFPNSVTPVLLQAAVLVRENKAGKAEEILGQFAENFPDKSKLVLLARAQVAAAAGHPHIAFESLSKIQDIQHMPATVATLVSLKERAGDVEGAIAVLDSAVKWWSNAMTEDNKLDVVLQEAASFKLKHGREEDAAKLYEELVKTHGSIEALAGLVKTVARVDIKKAETYEKQLKPLPGLKEVDVENLERTSGAKHVENAADLGASDAYMVDKNKTKSKKKRKRKPRYPKGFDPANPGPPPDPERWLPRRERSSYRPKRKDKRAAQVRGSQGAVVREKHETNVSGGSSNNANSKSNQATSSKGTNQNTEQSKPSSKSSKKKSRN; from the exons ATGGCTCCGAAATCGAAAGACAAGCCGAAGGCATCACCATCTTCCCAGCCGCCTCCACCCATTGAAGATCAATTCACTTCTCTTAACAGACACATCCAGCGATCTGAATTCTCACAGGCCGTCAAAGTTGCAGATCAAA TTCTTTCGGTTGCTCCTGGCGACGAAGATGCCCTTCGATGCAAAATCGTAGCGTTGATCAAGGATGATAGAATCGATAATGCTCTTTCAGCTATTCAATCTTCTAAGACCGCTGATTTCAGCTTCTTCAAG GCATACTGCCTATACAGGCAAAATAAGTTAGATGAAGCTTTGAGTTCCTTAAGAGACCAAGAGAGAAACTCAATGACGATGCTATTGGAATCCCAGATCTTATATCGTTTAGGACAAATGGATGCTTGCGTGGACACTTATCAGAAGCTTGCAAAATCAAAGATTGATTCGTTAGAAATAAATTATGTTGCAGCTTTAACTGCAGCTGGGCGGGCCTCTGAAGTACAAGGAGCCATGGAGGCTCTTAGGGTGAAAGCTACTAGTAGCTTTGAGTTGGCATACAATACTGCATGTTCCTTGGTTGACGTGAACAAGTATACAGACGCGGAACAACTGTTGCTGTCAGCTCGAAG AATTGGTCAAGAAACGCTCATGGAAGAGAATTTGCCTGATGAAGATATTGAGATTGAGCTAGCCCCAATAGCTGTCCAATTGGCATACTTGCAGCAG CTTCTTGGTCACACATCTGAAGCCTCTGAAGCTTACAAAGACATCATTAATCGAGATTTGGCAGATGAATCTTCGCTTGCAGTGGCGGTGAACAATCTCATTGCATTGAAAGGTCCAAAAGATATTTCCGATGGCCTTAGAAAACTCGATAAGCTAAAAGAGAAAGATGCACCAAACTTCCGACTTGCTCGTGGACTTGAACCAAAGATTTCTCAAAAACAAAGGGAAGCAATATATGCAAATcgtctccttctccttctccatgCTAATAAGATGGATCAG GCTCGAGAAATGGTTGCAAATATGGCAGATATGTTTCCAAACAGTGTGACTCCTGTACTGCTTCAAGCGGCTGTATTAGTAAGAGAGAATAAAGCCGGGAAAGCGGAAGAAATTTTGGGTCAGTTTGCTGAAAATTTCCCAGACAAGTCGAAATTGGTTCTCCTAGCAAGGGCGCAGGTTGCTGCTGCTGCAGGCCATCCTCATATTGCATTTGAGTCCCTTTCTAAAATACAAGATATTCAACACATGCCTGCGACCGTTGCTACACTTGTGTCTCTCAAAGAACGCGCTGGCGATGTTGAGGGAGCTATTGCTGTGCTTGACTCTGCAGTCAAATGGTGGTCAAATGCTATGACTGAAGACAACAAGCTTGATGTTGTTTTGCAAGAAGCAGCTTCCTTCAAGCTGAAGCATGGCCGTGAAGAAGATGCAGCCAAATTATACGAAGAGCTTGTTAAAACTCATGGAAGTATAGAAGCATTGGCTGGATTGGTCAAGACAGTAGCTCGTGTGGATATTAAGAAGGCAGAAACTTACGAGAAGCAGTTGAAGCCATTACCGGGCTTGAAGGAGGTTGATGTGGAGAATCTGGAGAGGACTTCCGGAGCAAAACATGTTGAGAATGCTGCTGATCTTGGAGCATCTGATGCATACATGGTGgataaaaacaaaaccaaatcaaagaaaaagagaaagagaaagccaAGATATCCTAAAGGATTTGATCCTGCAAATCCTGGTCCTCCCCCAGATCCAGAAAGGTGGCTTCCCAGGAGAGAGAGATCAAGCTATAGACCAAAGCGAAAAGATAAGCGAGCTGCCCAGGTGAGAGGTTCTCAAGGTGCAGTGGTTAGAGAAAAACATGAAACTAATGTCTCTGGAGGCAGTTCCAACAATGCAAATTCAAAATCTAACCAAGCAACGAGCTCGAAAGGGACCAACCAAAACACTGAACAATCTAAGCCTTCATCAAAGTCTTCAAAAAAGAAGTCTAggaattaa